The genome window GTCGTATATTCCCAAACTGGAACTATAACGTCATCAGATTTTGAACAAATCGGCAATCTGGTACATTAGGAATCTGATCTAGACCGTGTCCAGAGCTCCACAACTTTCAGATAAACAGGTCCTCTTCCTTTACTTTTTAATCCTCATTTTTGTAGGAACTATACTACTCTCACTTCCTTCCTCCTACAGTGCAGGATCTCTACGGAGTTTAGATGCGCTGTTTACGGCTGTTTCTGCAGTCTGCGTTACTGGGCTTTCTACAGTCACCACTGGTGATTTTTCATTATCTGGAAAAATTATCCTGCTGTGTTTGATACAGGCCGGTGGATTAGGTTTCATTACCTTCTCAACACTCTATCTATTTTTCCCTGGCAGTCGATTTTCATTCCGCAATACAGCGATCATTCAAGAGTACTATGGTTCTGAACATATTCAGAAACCCAAGAATATAATCAGGAGTATCCTCGGATTCACATTGATATTTGAACTTTCCGGAATCCTCATTATATTTCCAGGCATGGTTCGGCAGGGAGTGGAACATCCATTTTTCTCTTCTGTTTTTCATGGAATTTCAGCCTTCTGCAATGCTGGATTCTCCCTTTATTCTGATAGCCTGACACAATTTCAAGGCAATCCACAGGTACTGGGTGGAGTCTCATTCATGATCGTGACAGGGGGGCTGGGTTATATGGTCCACTGGAATCTTTTTAAGAAAGTCAGCCACCCCGGCAAAGTGAAATTACGCTACCACTCTATGATCATGATCCTGTTCACTTTTATACTGATCATTCTCGGTTTTTTTGTCTTCTATCTACTGGAACGGCATAGATTGTTTTCAGATATGAATACCGAAGATGCTCTTATGGCTGCTCTGTTTCAATCCATTACAACACGGACTGCAGGGTTTAATACGGTAGATCAATCCGGGTTTACAGCTCCTTCTACTCTTTTAAATCTTGTTTTTATGCTCATAGGTGGCGGGTCTGGTTCTACCGCTGGAGGATTGAAAGTAACGACCACATTTCTTCTTTTTCTCATTATCATCAAGGGGATTGATGACCATGGGGAAATTCCTTTTTTAAGACGCCGGATTAGCAAGGAACTTCTGAACAGA of Oceanispirochaeta crateris contains these proteins:
- a CDS encoding TrkH family potassium uptake protein, which produces MSRAPQLSDKQVLFLYFLILIFVGTILLSLPSSYSAGSLRSLDALFTAVSAVCVTGLSTVTTGDFSLSGKIILLCLIQAGGLGFITFSTLYLFFPGSRFSFRNTAIIQEYYGSEHIQKPKNIIRSILGFTLIFELSGILIIFPGMVRQGVEHPFFSSVFHGISAFCNAGFSLYSDSLTQFQGNPQVLGGVSFMIVTGGLGYMVHWNLFKKVSHPGKVKLRYHSMIMILFTFILIILGFFVFYLLERHRLFSDMNTEDALMAALFQSITTRTAGFNTVDQSGFTAPSTLLNLVFMLIGGGSGSTAGGLKVTTTFLLFLIIIKGIDDHGEIPFLRRRISKELLNRASLYFLKAMVILILSVFLVSLFETIQLKNNIGFLEILFECISALGTVGLSMGITAELSDLSQLVLICTMFAGRIGLFAIIIPAVSPESVYNIRYPEGEVLIG